One segment of Carassius auratus strain Wakin chromosome 2, ASM336829v1, whole genome shotgun sequence DNA contains the following:
- the LOC113118420 gene encoding anion exchange protein 2-like encodes MSDPQDASDVTSAAGLMRHLPVVVHSPPQCCEDDDDDDEGDLNKTLGVQRFQQILTPAQRVPIEQHRSFNEEDFEYHRHTSLHVHHPLSKHLPEVRRKKPGRKRKDLGRRRSSSMGAAPPIDEDDEDEELDEDSCSQQDKEGNVTTTPTPDTDTELDAEQAQFFVSEDDPDSTVKKNGKVSPHRKLSIIPHSTLQTSISIPEDVTATVRRGGNWVCNMPKGRRVSAPCLFPSLSSPDGSFKPSRSYDLQERRRTGNMTGTTLHYQYMPTDESEAQTLATVDLDGIKSHRFEDVPGVRRHLVKKNAKGQVVHIGKDHKEPSSRIRTKLDRTPHEVFVELNELLMDKNQEMHWKETARWIKFEEDVEEETERWGKPHVASLSFRSLLELRRTISHGAVLLDLDQKTLPGIAHQVVEQMIISDQITAQDRSNVLRALLLKHSHPSDGKEHSLFNRNISASSLGSLISHYHSSNHIAAPEPYTTDPLIGGLRNFESRRSVDFDKNEKDTPQFFGLHKTKSKHELKLLEKIPEDAEATVVLVGSVDFLDQPTMAFVRLQEAVLLESVLEVPIPVRFLFVLLGPPSANIDYHQIGRSISTLMSDKDFHEAAYLADERQDLLTAINSFLDCSIVLPPSDVGGDELLHSIVRFQKEMLHKRQEQEVKLQAKEAKSPEDMAHHPPLKPEDDPLRRTGRLFGGVIRDAQRRYPKYISDFKDALSPQCMATVIFIYFAALSPAITFGGLLGEKTDGLIGVSELIIATAVQGMLFCLLGAQPLLVVGFSGPLLVFEESFYSFCRSNEIEYLTGRAWIGIWLVIIVVLTVAFEGSFLVRFVSRFTQEIFSFLISLIFIYETFFKLGKIFMDHPIRSCYGREENDTALPTPTSDGRSPDASQTLNQPNTALLSLVLTAGTFFIAFYLRKFKNSAFFPGRLRRAIGDFGVPIAISIMVLLDYSIKDTYTQKLSVPDGFSVTSPDKRGWLIPPLGSDGQFPIWVMIASILPALLVYILIFMETQITTLIVSKKDRMLVKGSGFHLDLLIIVVAGGVSALFGLPWLTGATVRSVTHANSLTVMSKAVAPGDKPRIQEVKEQRVTGFLVAFLVGLSIVIGDVLRQVPVAVLFGIFLYMGVMSLNGIQLTERMMLLLMPPKYHPDHTYVRKVRTLRMHLFTGLQLVYLAVLWVVMSTSASLAFPFVLVLTVPFRRFLLARIFTRREIQCLDADDAEPSINDRESQDEYTEMQMPV; translated from the exons CCTGTTGTAGTGCATTCTCCGCCCCAGTGctgtgaggatgatgatgatgatgatgaaggggaCCTGAACAAGACACTGGGAGTGCAGCGCTTCCAGCAGATCCTTACACCTGCCCAGCGCGTGCCCATCGAACAACACCGCTCCTTTAATGAGGAGGACTTTGAGT aTCACCGTCACACCTCTCTACACGTTCACCACCCTCTGTCTAAACACCTCCCAGAAGTCCGGAGGAAAAAGCCAGGAAGAAAGCGGAAGGACTTAGGACGGAGGAGGAGTTCATCTATGGGAGCTGCTCCCCCGatagatgaggatgatgaggatgaagagctGGATGAAGATTCCTGTAGCCAGCAGGACAAAGAGGGCAATGTCACCACCACGCCTACACCGGACACGGACACAGAGCTGGATGCTGAGCAGGCACAG TTTTTCGTATCAGAAGACGATCCTGACTCCACTGTAAAGAAGAACGGTAAAGTCTCGCCACATCGAAAGCTGTCAATCATACCCCATTCAACGCTTCAGACCAGTATCAGCATCCCAGAAGATGTTACAGCAACCGT CCGCAGGGGCGGAAATTGGGTTTGTAATATGCCCAAAGGCAGACGAGTTTCTGCACCATGTTTGTTTCCAAGTTTGAGTTCTCCAGACGGCAGCTTTAAGCCCAGCCGCAGCTATGACCTGCAGGAGCGCCGCCGCACGGGCAACATGACGGGCACCACACTACACTACCAATACATGCCCACTGACGAGAGCGAGGCGCAGACGCTCGCCACAGTCGACCTGGATGGCATTAAAa GTCACAGGTTTGAAGATGTCCCTGGTGTGCGGCGGCACCTGGTTAAGAAGAACGCTAAAGGTCAGGTGGTTCACATCGGCAAGGACCACAAAGAACCCAGCAGTCGCATCCGGACCAAGTTGGATCGAACCCCACATGAG GTGTTTGTTGAGCTGAATGAGTTACTGATGGATAAGAACCAGGAGATGCACTGGAAGGAAACGGCTCGCTGGATAAAGTTTGAGGAGGACGTGGAGGAGGAGACGGAGCGCTGGGGCAAACCTCATGTAGCTTCACTCTCATTCCGCAGCCTGCTGGAGCTCCGCAGGACCATTTCACACg GTGCAGTGTTGTTGGACCTGGACCAGAAGACGCTGCCTGGTATTGCTCATCAGGTTGTAGAGCAGATGATTATCTCCGATCAGATCACAGCACAGGACAGATCCAATGTGCTCCGAGCCCTGCTCCTCAAACACAG TCATCCAAGTGATGGCAAGGAGCACAGTTTGTTTAACCGGAACATCTCAGCATCCAGCCTTGGCTCTCTCATATCACATTACCATAGCAGTAACCACATCGCCGCACCGGAGCCCTACACCACAGACCCGCTCATCGGAGGACTACGTAACTTTGAGTCACGCAGAAGTGTAGACTTCGATAAGAATGAG AAAGACACACCCCAGTTTTTTGGTTTGCACAAGACCAAATCTAAACATGAGCTGAAGCTGCTTGAGAAGATTCCAGAGGATGCAGAAGCAACGGTTGTCCTTGTGG GGAGTGTGGATTTCCTGGATCAGCCCACCATGGCCTTCGTGAGACTGCAGGAAGCGGTTCTGTTAGAGTCAGTTCTAGAAGTGCCAATTCCAGTTCGGTTTCTTTTCGTGCTGCTTGGCCCACCCAGTGCCAACATTGACTATCACCAAATCGGCCGCTCCATATCAACACTTATGTCTGATAAA GACTTCCACGAAGCGGCGTATTTGGCAGATGAGCGGCAGGACCTGCTGACAGCCATCAACAGCTTCCTGGACTGCAGTATTGTGCTTCCTCCATCCGACGTTGGAGGAGATGAGCTGCTGCATTCTATCGTTCGCTTCCAGAAAGAGATGCTGCACAAGAGACAGGAACAAGAGGTCAAACTACAGGCCAAGGAAGCCAAGAGCCCCGAGGACATGG CTCATCATCCTCCTCTGAAACCTGAAGACGATCCTCTTCGGAGGACGGGTCGGCTGTTTGGTGGGGTTATCCGAGATGCACAGCGCCGCTACCCCAAATACATCAGTGATTTTAAGGATGCCCTAAGTCCTCAATGCATGGCCACAGTCATATTCATTTACTTTGCTGCACTTTCTCCTGCCATTACCTTTGGAGGACTATTGG GTGAAAAGACGGATGGTTTGATAGGAGTGTCAGAGCTGATTATTGCCACTGCCGTGCAGGGAATGTTGTTCTGCCTGCTTGGGGCTCAACCTTTGCTGGTGGTGGGCTTCTCTGGACCCCTGCTAGTGTTTGAAGAGTCCTTCTATTCA TTCTGCCGGTCCAATGAAATCGAGTATCTGACGGGACGTGCGTGGATTGGAATCTGGTTGGTCATCATTGTTGTTCTCACGGTGGCCTTTGAGGGGAGCTTCCTTGTGCGATTTGTGTCACGCTTCACCCAAGAGATCTTCTCCTTCCTCATCTCTCTCATCTTCATCTACGAGACCTTCTTCAAGCTGGGCAAA ATCTTCATGGATCATCCTATCAGAAGCTGCTATGGAAGAGAGGAAAATGACACTGCTTTACCAACACCCACAAGTGACGGCAGGTCTCCAGATGCCTCGCAAACCCTAAACCAGCCAAACACCGCTCTCCTCTCCCTGGTGCTCACGGCCGGCACCTTCTTCATTGCCTTCTATCTGCGTAAATTCAAAAACAGTGCTTTTTTCCCTGGCAGG CTCCGAAGGGCTATTGGAGATTTTGGAGTTCCTATCGCAATCTCCATCATGGTTCTGTTGGACTACAGCATTAAGGACACTTACACACAG AAACTAAGTGTGCCTGATGGCTTCTCTGTGACCAGCCCGGATAAGCGTGGTTGGTTAATACCCCCACTGGGCTCAGACGGCCAGTTCCCCATTTGGGTGATGATTGCCAGCATTCTACCTGCCCTGCTCGTCTACATCCTCATTTTCATGGAGACTCAGATCACCAC TCTTATTGTCAGCAAGAAGGACAGGATGCTGGTTAAGGGTTCAGGCTTTCACTTGGACCTGCTGATCATCGTGGTTGCGGGTGGTGTTTCAGCTCTGTTTGGGCTGCCATGGTTGACTGGTGCTACTGTTCGTTCAGTAACTCATGCAAATAGCCTTACGGTGATGAGCAAAGCTGTTGCGCCTGGTGACAAACCACGCATTCAGGAAGTAAAAGAGCAGAGAGTAACAGGATTTCTGGTGGCTTTTCTAGTAG GTCTCTCTATTGTGATTGGAGACGTTTTGCGGCAGGTTCCTGTTGCTGTGTTATTTGGTATATTCCTCTATATGGGAGTGATGTCTCTCAATGGGATCCAGCTAACAGAACGCATGATGCTGCTATTAATGCCACCGAAGTACCATCCTGACCACACCTACGTCCGCAAG GTGCGTACTCTCCGCATGCATCTGTTCACAGGTTTGCAGCTGGTGTACCTGGCAGTGCTGTGGGTTGTAATGTCAACCTCGGCCTCGTTAGCCTTCCCGTTTGTTCTTGTCCTTACTGTGCCATTCAGAAGGTTCCTGCTGGCCCGAATATTTACTCGCCGTGAGATCCAGTGT CTTGACGCAGATGATGCAGAGCCTTCAATTAATGACAGAGAAAGCCAAGATGAATACACAGAGATGCAGATGCCAGTATGA